One window of the Candidatus Bathyarchaeota archaeon genome contains the following:
- a CDS encoding PKD domain-containing protein: MKGRKRLLLPLCMFALSVMIVGLVPTAFAAPNIYTYPETSIHEPGETFTIDVKISDAIDVFAWDFKLSWNASVLNFTGIEEGDFLTGFEQTPTYFVNKTYQDEEGLDYIGVACTLLGPDTPGVIGPGILATVTFLVESRGETALDLYGTQLRDSRISPIEHTATDGLFTNIAYPPTASFTYSPIKPDIDEDVMFNASASSDSDGYIVGYFWDFGDEDTANEIEPFVYHAYDEGGPYSVTLTVTDNEGWNGSVTHDVAVRYAHDIMVISVSESHTTVTAGDSVTITVIVGNVGSEDEDGFDVNVYYDGTVAAPSQTVTTLASGQNKTLTFSWDTTDVAEDTYRMKAVASSVSGETYTEDNTKLGGTVTVTTAGEFPWLYVGAGVVVVVIAGVALYLWKRKG; the protein is encoded by the coding sequence ATGAAAGGACGAAAGCGTTTATTGTTACCGCTTTGCATGTTTGCCTTGAGCGTCATGATAGTTGGTCTAGTTCCTACCGCGTTTGCGGCGCCAAATATCTATACGTACCCAGAAACGTCAATTCATGAACCTGGTGAGACCTTTACAATTGATGTGAAGATTTCGGATGCTATAGATGTGTTTGCATGGGATTTCAAGCTGAGTTGGAACGCCTCTGTCCTCAACTTTACTGGAATTGAAGAAGGCGATTTTCTAACAGGATTTGAACAAACACCCACATACTTTGTCAACAAGACCTACCAAGACGAGGAGGGCCTAGATTACATAGGGGTTGCATGCACACTGCTCGGCCCCGACACTCCAGGCGTAATTGGGCCTGGAATACTGGCCACTGTAACGTTTTTAGTAGAGAGCAGAGGTGAAACCGCCCTGGACCTCTATGGCACCCAGTTGAGGGACAGCAGAATCAGCCCAATCGAACACACTGCGACTGATGGTTTGTTCACGAACATTGCATATCCTCCCACGGCCAGCTTCACGTATTCTCCTATCAAACCTGATATCGATGAAGACGTAATGTTCAATGCGAGTGCCAGTTCCGATTCAGATGGTTACATAGTTGGTTATTTCTGGGACTTTGGAGATGAAGACACTGCCAACGAGATTGAACCTTTCGTTTATCATGCCTATGATGAAGGCGGACCCTACTCTGTTACACTCACGGTTACTGATAACGAGGGGTGGAATGGTTCTGTTACTCATGACGTAGCGGTTAGGTATGCGCATGACATAATGGTTATATCAGTTTCTGAATCTCACACCACAGTTACGGCCGGTGACAGTGTCACTATTACCGTGATCGTTGGTAATGTGGGATCTGAAGATGAAGACGGGTTTGACGTGAACGTTTATTATGATGGTACTGTCGCGGCACCATCTCAGACTGTGACCACTCTGGCTTCAGGTCAGAACAAGACGTTGACTTTCAGTTGGGATACAACAGATGTGGCTGAGGACACCTATAGAATGAAAGCTGTGGCGAGTTCAGTTTCTGGTGAAACTTACACGGAGGACAATACAAAGTTAGGTGGTACTGTCACTGTTACTACGGCTGGGGAATTTCCGTGGCTGTACGTCGGTGCTGGTGTTGTTGTAGTTGTGATAGCTGGTGTAGCACTGTACTTGTGGAAGCGTAAAGGATAG